The following proteins are co-located in the Rickettsiales bacterium genome:
- a CDS encoding ATP12 family protein, producing the protein MKRFFKEAMVENGAVLLDGKGLNTPAKNKVVLPNDALAQLIADEWNAVGDKIDKNKLPLTGMASLAIDIALPRRNELIVELLEYGETDLMFYHAMDEDLSAEQRLKWQPWLNRAQVEFGTRYEVTNSIMPVAQADENKVKHVELLDTLDQWNLALLAAVVKPSTSLLLGWYFIQNELDDAKLFDLSRLEETFNMQKWGEQYEAKEKAEDIRADLAISALWRSLL; encoded by the coding sequence AACACCCCTGCCAAGAACAAGGTCGTGTTGCCCAATGATGCGCTCGCGCAATTGATTGCGGATGAGTGGAACGCCGTTGGCGATAAGATTGATAAGAATAAATTACCCCTCACCGGTATGGCTTCGCTTGCGATTGATATCGCGCTGCCGCGCCGTAATGAGTTGATTGTCGAGTTGCTAGAATATGGCGAAACGGATCTCATGTTCTATCATGCAATGGATGAGGACTTATCCGCTGAGCAACGTCTCAAGTGGCAGCCTTGGCTTAACCGCGCACAGGTGGAATTCGGCACCCGCTATGAGGTGACTAATAGCATCATGCCCGTCGCGCAGGCCGATGAAAATAAGGTTAAGCATGTTGAGTTACTCGATACGTTAGACCAATGGAATTTAGCGCTACTTGCCGCAGTGGTGAAGCCATCCACCTCGTTACTTTTAGGCTGGTATTTCATACAAAATGAGCTAGATGATGCGAAGTTATTCGACCTTTCCCGCCTAGAAGAAACCTTCAATATGCAAAAATGGGGCGAACAGTATGAGGCCAAAGAAAAGGCCGAAGACATCCGCGCTGATTTGGCGATCTCGGCTCTCTGGCGTTCACTGCTCTAA
- the ald gene encoding alanine dehydrogenase, giving the protein MKIGVPKEIKTHEYRAGLAPGSVRELVLRGHSVVVETNTGAGIGFSDADYKAAGASISADADSIFAECDMIVKVKEPQPVETAKLREEQILYTFLHLAPDPVQTQGLIDSKCIAIAYETVTDNRGGLPLLAPMSEVAGKLSVQVGAQCLEKHSGGSGILLGGVPGVAPANVVVIGGGMSGTSAMRVAVGMGAQVTVLDRSINRLRELDAEFGTTVHAVYSTADSIESYVTQADLVIGAVLVPGAASPKLVTRDMISKMKKGAAIVDIAVDQGGCVETTKATTHAEPTFLVDGVVHYCVANMPGAVPRTSAIALNNATLPFAIALADKGAKRAMQEDKHLLNGLNVCQGNITYEAVSEALGHPYVSAEDCLAKL; this is encoded by the coding sequence ATGAAAATCGGCGTTCCTAAAGAGATTAAAACCCATGAATATCGCGCAGGCCTTGCCCCTGGTTCCGTACGTGAACTCGTGTTGCGCGGTCATAGTGTCGTGGTTGAAACCAATACCGGCGCAGGTATCGGCTTTTCCGATGCCGATTATAAGGCCGCAGGCGCAAGCATTTCTGCCGATGCGGATAGCATTTTCGCCGAGTGCGACATGATCGTTAAAGTGAAAGAACCGCAACCGGTTGAGACAGCAAAATTGCGCGAAGAACAAATTCTTTACACGTTCCTACATCTGGCACCCGACCCAGTACAAACTCAAGGCCTGATCGATTCTAAATGTATCGCTATTGCGTATGAAACCGTCACCGATAACCGCGGCGGGCTTCCGCTATTGGCGCCTATGTCAGAAGTAGCAGGCAAGCTTTCCGTACAAGTCGGTGCACAGTGCTTGGAAAAGCATAGTGGCGGCTCTGGCATCTTGCTTGGCGGCGTACCGGGCGTTGCCCCGGCGAATGTTGTTGTCATTGGCGGCGGTATGTCGGGCACAAGCGCAATGCGCGTAGCTGTCGGCATGGGCGCACAAGTGACCGTACTTGATAGATCTATCAATCGCTTACGTGAGTTAGATGCTGAATTTGGTACGACCGTTCATGCGGTTTATTCTACCGCTGATTCCATCGAATCTTATGTGACACAGGCTGACCTTGTGATTGGTGCTGTTTTGGTACCAGGTGCCGCGTCCCCGAAACTCGTCACGCGCGATATGATTTCAAAAATGAAAAAAGGCGCCGCAATTGTGGATATCGCCGTCGATCAAGGCGGTTGTGTGGAAACCACAAAAGCAACCACCCATGCAGAGCCAACCTTCCTCGTAGACGGTGTGGTGCATTATTGCGTGGCGAACATGCCGGGCGCCGTTCCGCGCACTTCAGCCATCGCACTGAATAATGCAACGCTACCTTTTGCGATCGCATTGGCCGATAAAGGCGCAAAACGCGCGATGCAGGAAGATAAACATCTCCTAAATGGTTTGAATGTCTGCCAGGGAAATATCACGTATGAAGCCGTGTCAGAAGCACTTGGCCACCCGTATGTTTCTGCCGAAGATTGCCTTGCGAAGCTTTAA